The Rhizobium favelukesii DNA segment GCAAGTTCGTCAAGGGAGGCACGACCCGAGCTTACGAGAGCCATGACCCGCGCAGCGCTCTCCGGCCGAAGCGGATAGGGGAGCATGCCATGCGTAAGGCTGGACGTCCCAGTTGCGGATGGGCCAGAAAGTCCGATAGTGCCAGACGCCAGGGCTTGCGAAAATGGATCGTCGAGAACGGGAAGAGTGATTGGTCTCGTCCAATCGACATCGAAATAGGTTGCGTAGGGACTATCGGGGCCGAGCTCGAGCAGGCTGCGCCACCAAGGGTTTTCAAGCGAGGCAGCCATGTGATTGGGCACAATGTCGAGGATAAGCTGCATTTCGGCTGCTTTGAGTGCGGCTACCAGCCGTTCAAAACCGCCGGCTCCTCCGATCGCCGGATCAATTCTGTTTTGGTCCACAATGTCGTAACCGTGGGTCGATCCTTCCGTCGCCATGAAGAGAGGGGACGCGTATAGGTGACTGACGCCGATCCTCTTGAGATAGGGGATGATCGAACAGGCATTTGTGAACGTCATTCCGTTCCGAAATTGCAGCCGATATGTCGATGTTGGCACCTGCATGAAGCCCTCCCGCAACCCGAAAAGGCGCAGTCCTTTGAAGCGCGCCGTTCCTCTCCTGGTCAGAATGTCGCAAAGCGGCCCAGGCGAAACAGCCATGCACTTTCTTTGTTCCGAAGATCATGACGGCCGCAGCCAGCACCGGGGCTTAGAAATCCGCGATCGACGCTTCCAGGGACACGACGCGACAAGCCGCGCTTAGCGGTCTCTCAACCGCCAGCGCCCGGAGGAGCGTCATTTTCAAGATACTCCTTATATTGGACGGTTTCGTCCTCGTTGATGTCGATGGCCGCGGAGGGCTTGATGAGCAATCGGACACCGGGTCCGCCGTCGACCGGTCCCTCATCGAAGAACATGACACCAGCTATCCCGAGGACCCGAACGAGCGCTTCGGTTTCCGGGGAAGGGCTAACCAGTTCCCCCGGCTGGCTCTCCAGCCGGTCGATGACTGATACAGACAGGCCAGACGCTTCGGCCAGCTGGCTTGGATTCCATCGCAGCAAGGCCCTTGCCGCTTTAAGCTGCTCGCTTGACACCATCAGACCATCCTCAATGGATCAACGCGGGCAGGCAGCGACATATCTGCGGCCATACGCGTCGCGGTAATAGCACTGGCCAGGCTGACCGGCGACGTTGCCGATAACGGCACCTGCGGCGCCTCCGACGGCAGCACCAATTGCAGCCCCTCGCACATTGCCGGTCGCGACGCCTCCAACAACAGCGCCGGTCGCAGCGCCGATTCCAGCACCCTGTTCTGTGGGAGTGCATCCAACAACGGCGGCTGCAGCAAGAAGCGAAATTACAATCTGCCTCATCCTATGTTCCTTTCCTGACGTCGCATATCATCAGCCCCAAAAGATAGAGATAGGGGCGGGGGTGAGAAAGCAACGCATCGCGCCACAGACCGAACCATAGAGGGAACGGGGGGGTCGCTTGCCGAGGCCAACCGGGTGGCTGATGGCTCTCGTCGGAATTGATCTCCGGCTCTCGTC contains these protein-coding regions:
- a CDS encoding helix-turn-helix domain-containing protein; the protein is MVSSEQLKAARALLRWNPSQLAEASGLSVSVIDRLESQPGELVSPSPETEALVRVLGIAGVMFFDEGPVDGGPGVRLLIKPSAAIDINEDETVQYKEYLENDAPPGAGG
- a CDS encoding YMGG-like glycine zipper-containing protein, which codes for MRQIVISLLAAAAVVGCTPTEQGAGIGAATGAVVGGVATGNVRGAAIGAAVGGAAGAVIGNVAGQPGQCYYRDAYGRRYVAACPR